The genomic region cgcctccgcacaagcgcccaagcagcagcaaaggcactgccccccccccccagcccaGCACAGCCCAGCCcaggccgcacgcgccggtcgcgtccacacacactagatcaagatgcagcgcgccgcggtgtggtacacctgctgcgcaaaccgccactcgtgctgcaccggatCGTACAGCACCATCTCCTGCACATCTGGCTGCCCGAGCACCGACATCGCTCCAGTGGCgtcatcgcgcacgccgtcggcgaatgGCATCGAGGCTAGCTGCCGGatcgccgcacgagcaggcGAGCCAGGTGGTCCcagcgcagcctgcagccgacgcatcgcccgcgccagcatgaggctcgtgtacgtgaccgggtccacgccgcgctggcgcagcgcagcgcacagctcgtcgacgtcgctgctgcgcgtccccaccacctccacaaagcacaccaggtccagcgcgtccagcgtgtgctccgcgtaggcgaacgcctgccggcgggagaagggtggTATGCAGTAAAAGTCcagcctccgcgacgacacGTTCAAAGGGGTCAGAGCCTTCATGGGCACCGCCAGGACGATATGGCAGGCCTGGCAGTCGCTCACCAggctcaccacctcgccgtacaccctgcccagatcgctgccctcgcgcagcctcatcaccaagaacggaacgccgtcgctggccttCACGGTCGCGCCCCGCATCGCTTCCTCCACAAAACCcagcaggtcgccgcacacctccacgttGCTCACCCCCAGGGCCCTCACAACACTGCGCAGGGTGTCCtccgtgccgccgacgtcgacatgaaccagcgccaccccctccacgcgcaccgcgcggcgacacggcacacacctgccgccgccagagccaccggcgagggccacgatgcggggatgcgacggcgccatctgcgtcagcacactgcgcacaagcgcctcctcatcctcgcgcctcacctcgaaggcctcggcggccgccgcgagcataccctcctccttccttggCCGGGCAGCCTTGGAGAGGGTCTCGATGGCTGTCCGGAGCTGAtggccccgctgctgccgccggtacGCGCGCAGGTTCGCCGTGAACACGTAAGCGACCACAAGCACGCCGGCAATGCAGCTCATGGTGCCCTTGTACTTGGCCAGGGCATAGCGAAAGTTCGtatccttcacccgctcgcggcgcagcatctgcatcgccttgtcgtggtcgcgctcccaccgcgccttctcgctaacactgtccagctccaccctcgacacaaacacaaacggCAGGAGATCCACGCCTTCCAGCAGGTACATCCGCTccgcccgccagccgcggctgaacaggacgagcgcgatggcctccacgtcgcgcgggtcgtgcacgcaggagcgcagccagtttaccagcgccaccagcctagcgctctggagcagcttcttccgcggctgcagcgccacaatgCGCTCAGACGCCACAGAGAGTTCcacttcgcccttctccattaGTATAATGTAGGTAGCGTTGCCGTTCACCTTGGCGATAGTGCCCTTCATGTgcatggcggacggcgccaccgcggccccgcTCGCGGGATCGCCCTCCGTCCTGACCGTCACCCGCGTGccagcatccaccaccagcagctgcgcggcgtcgccgcggcggtcctcgccgtcgcgatcCCTCTTGCCAGTACggagcatctccgccttgtAGGCCGCCTCCGACAATCTGCTCACGAGCCGTCCGAGAGCCACGGGGCGGTCCTCGAGAAcgctcgccgcgtgcgtcacgcgcacaccaaccAAGACGCCTGCCAGACTATTCCACGGCTTCTTCGGTgacggcaggcggccacgcatgccgcacacacactcgcggcagtgtccgccctccgacaacgcagaatctgcgccgccgcacccaccactcgacgccggcgagagaCAGCTACACAAAGAGAGCCTACAAGATccgggtgcggccgcaccacctctaccatccaccgcgcacacaccgatgCCGGCAATGCCTCTCCGCATGGCGTTCCACCGGGGGTCGAGTGTGAGCGCCAtcatgtgcgcatgggagtgcctcgtgttggcgtgtgggtgacggcgccgctcacggctggggggcgcctctgcatcaccgcgcttcctcgacaaCCACCCATGACCCGCGCGCCAACGTGCagtagagagaggagtggggcacATGATGAGGCATCGGCAcagaaggcggctgcgctgccagagggcgcgcgcacacacagacatgtacacacgcacatacacacatatatatgtatatacatataccggcacgcacccgcatgcgggtgcacacacctgcacgcacacggcgcggcagcaccacgggcagcagcaaagagcgccgcctgcaccccctATACCCTGCCCTCACGGGGACGAGGGGGacggcagtcgcggcggtgacgctgttggTTTTCACGAGTCGGTCAACGGAAGCAAGCATAATagcgagcaggcacgcgcgcaggaaggcgtaccgcaaagcaaacagaggggaagcaagagaggagacagaagcgcacgcacgccctccgccctGCCAGGCGAGGACAACAAGCGAGCGGTCCGCGAGGACAACGTAATGCGAGGCGTTTGGCGGTGTTGTCGGTACATAATATACCTACACagccatatatatatagagagagagagtcataTGTAGAGATcaacatgtatatatatatatatatatgtatgcacctgccgttttgctgttgggtgggtgtgctgaTTCGCATGGCTGTGCGAACCAGCGAGGCATGCACTTGcttctcaccgcctccattccaccacgcacaagccggcgcatgcgcgcctaCAGCCACGGCACCCCTATGCCctgtggcacggcggccacatccgcgtcgccgaggacgagccgtcctgccgctgcgccgggccgcactgcacgccgcgctcccAGCGGGGCCGCCCTCAGGGTCGTGCCccaggggcggaggcggtggcctctgtcggtggggagggcgcagcagtgcgtggcaggtggtggtcgtcgtacacgccgcacgagccgaGGGGGAATGTTGCccagccgcaggtcagggCCCTGTGAGACCCCGCagtctgcctgcatgccgtgcttctccccctccgtctcctgaaggccgctgcatcgcgtcacatgcggcgtggcgactcCCCACGGTGGAGCGTGGAGGattcggtggtgtgcgccagcaacgaagCCATCGAAACAAttcgcacaagagagaggcgaggagacacagcgacacggggggcgcacacgcagacggactCGAGCCAGACGCCAGAggagcgagcagcaacgcagccccgcctctgctccgctccgccttcgcactcgctcgtaccgccgcgcatttgcccgtcctgcttcgcctgcagtcccctgcccgcgtgtgtcggcgtgtgtatgtgcgtatgcgcgtgctctgctgcgcggctgctgcccttgcctgcgtcgtcgccacagtccgccgccaccgccagcacacgcgcacatgaggggcggggggtgcggggagcgacgagaggcgcagagggcacgcgcacgcacacgcacacaccacgcttctctctgcgcgcagaagagaacagCAAGCACGAGCGAGCTCGAGGGAGACGAGCGTCGAGTAAAGCGAGAGCGCGGGGCGGCACCCGCGACCACCGCACGAAAACAGAGACacgccaacagcggcagccttaGTGAGGGAGGGCCGCGGGGGTCGCTCACGgaacgagggggaggacggtgacaggggcgcatgcgcctgcgcacacgcacacgccgtgtaccaccacgcaggcatgcacgaggtgctgcagtcgcccctcggcagcggtgcccatgcacggccgtgccgctgctgcctgcgcacgctcgcccgctctgtcttcttcccgcaaccgccaccacctcctctggcacctcgcaccctccccctcgcccgtctccgtgtccgcgcagtccaccgggcgcgcgagggggacaccagaaacacgcgcggccgccgcggcggggcgcgtagctggagaagggcgggcgcgtcaccgatgccgtgggcggctctccgcctcccgccatccctgccacggcgtcggcttctcccctgcgtcgcgcctgcctgcccatcCCAGCTGGGGCAttcgccgcacgccttcgctctccctttcccgcgCACACGGTCCGGCCCCCGGCGACCCCCCTGCCGGCACCccgcgccttcctccgccaccgcgctccgccaacggtgcgccgggcggccgtcacgggggcacgtcccagcagctgctgagggcgagcagctcacaggggagggtgagcgggtgggggtcagtgggcggaaggcggcatgcgtcggcgtgtgggcgcgcagtgtgtgtgcgctgcccactgcatggcgccggccgccgcgcgcatgagcacggcaacacaacgcgagggaacggagacgccgacgagagccgcgcgtgggaggaggaagggaagacgcACAAAGCCACACTCGtcacgagacgcacgcgcacagcgagggcaatgcgaggcagcgggaaaagagagagcgaggcgacgacagcgcgggcgagagcgactcctcgccatgtgcgcggagagcgggtgcgtgcacgcacgcgcgacagggcagcgagagggctGGGCCCGCGAAGGGCAGACACGGGAACCAGCAGCCTTCGCaccctcatcctcgctgtcaccagctccaccacgagcacgcctgtgTGGAGAGGCCGCGCCGCTATCAAGCTCGCCCTACCCTCGTTGTGCGTATATGTAGTTCCCCTGTTTTTCTTGTTGCGACGTCTCGTTTTTGTTCATCCAAGAAGGATTCACCGCATACGTGAGCATCAAAATTGCGGCGATGATATCCACGCACCAAGCCGTCATCAAGAGGTCAAAGCCGATACCGAAGGTAAACTCGTTTCGGGCTTTAGGGCATGCTGCGTTATCATCTTTATAGTATGTCACCACCATGGCCACCCACACAATGAACAAGGTGACCACGCCGATGATGTTCAGTGCCAGGCAGAGCCAACGCAAGCAGGGGCAGCAGAAGATCAGAAGCAACCCGAAAAAAAATGCCGCGAAGTAAACAAGGATGGAGATGATGGCGAACGCCTGGGCAACGTGGAAACGGTTCAGGCGGTTCAAGCAGTCTGCCCACAATACTTCCGCTGACTCAGCATATGTCGTATTGTAGCAGTCCACTTTCACACCAAACAGTGTGATGCAAACCATAAGGTTCCCCAAAACTTGCGGATTCACACCGCGAAAAATGTCCAGCGGCgtgcccaccagcaccagaagGAACGCCACGAACTGCACGACCACGTAGACAACGAGGGGGATACTGCGCTTCATGGGCGAAAagggacaagagcgagagactgagaggagcggcgccgaggcagacgcgagaaccaacggcgggggtgcgggcgAGAGGCTGCCACACAGCGGATGACaaatgaggaggcggaaacaaagacgcaggagggggcagatgggagagcgggagagagcggaggagagtcaaggcgtggcgacgcgatgtcttggttgcggtggcgtgtgcgcgcacgcgttgttgttgggcgGTCGgttgtgcgcgggtgtgttgtgagaggcggtagagggacgggcggcgtgggcagcagtgaaaaggggcgacaagagagacggggagagagaggcgaggagacaggCAAGTGACACGGCggggcgcgcgcagcgggggcacatGGGCCATCGGctggcacaaacacgcaaggCAAGCACATAGGCAGGGGTGGGCCACGCGGGGACAGgacggggggaggaaagggggcacctcccgctaccctcctctggcacgcgccgcatcgcctcccacgcccctccccccttcgctgatccgctctggcaccgcttcggcggtgctgcgccgtcgccgcgccccgGACACAGTCATCACGCACCCAGCGTGCATCTCATTCATTCCGTCAGCCACgcttgtccgcctccgctgatgacgctggCCACACCGCGCCGTGGGATCCCAGCGTCCAGTGTACCGATCATGGACAGCAGGCAAAGAGCCTGCCGCACGCCCTCGGGCACGGTTGCCGACCCTTGGTGTCCGCGGGCAGGGCTGTGCTAGCGAGGTCGCCGGAGAGGCTCGCGGGCACGgtcacgccggtgccggcccaCCGCGAGTTGTGCCGGCGATTCAACGGGTATACGTGCCCTACCTCCTGTTTTCTGATTTGgcaagcgaggcgctgatgcagggcacagcccgtggctccgccagtgccggacgcagtgcagctgcagtgggcgcagcgacgcacagcgctgttGGCTGGCCGGCGCCCGTCACGAAGCGTCGGTACACGGGCCTGCATTCTGCAAGACGCGCAGTTCACCCCCACGGGGCCCA from Leishmania major strain Friedlin complete genome, chromosome 34 harbors:
- a CDS encoding tuzin-like protein, producing the protein MMALTLDPRWNAMRRGIAGIGVCAVDGRGGAAAPGSCRLSLCSCLSPASSGGCGGADSALSEGGHCRECVCGMRGRLPSPKKPWNSLAGVLVGVRVTHAASVLEDRPVALGRLVSRLSEAAYKAEMLRTGKRDRDGEDRRGDAAQLLVVDAGTRVTVRTEGDPASGAAVAPSAMHMKGTIAKVNGNATYIILMEKGEVELSVASERIVALQPRKKLLQSARLVALVNWLRSCVHDPRDVEAIALVLFSRGWRAERMYLLEGVDLLPFVFVSRVELDSVSEKARWERDHDKAMQMLRRERVKDTNFRYALAKYKGTMSCIAGVLVVAYVFTANLRAYRRQQRGHQLRTAIETLSKAARPRKEEGMLAAAAEAFEVRREDEEALVRSVLTQMAPSHPRIVALAGGSGGGRCVPCRRAVRVEGVALVHVDVGGTEDTLRSVVRALGVSNVEVCGDLLGFVEEAMRGATVKASDGVPFLVMRLREGSDLGRVYGEVVSLVSDCQACHIVLAVPMKALTPLNVSSRRLDFYCIPPFSRRQAFAYAEHTLDALDLVCFVEVVGTRSSDVDELCAALRQRGVDPVTYTSLMLARAMRRLQAALGPPGSPARAAIRQLASMPFADGVRDDATGAMSVLGQPDVQEMVLYDPVQHEWRFAQQVYHTAARCILI
- a CDS encoding putative amastin-like surface protein, coding for MKRSIPLVVYVVVQFVAFLLVLVGTPLDIFRGVNPQVLGNLMVCITLFGVKVDCYNTTYAESAEVLWADCLNRLNRFHVAQAFAIISILVYFAAFFFGLLLIFCCPCLRWLCLALNIIGVVTLFIVWVAMVVTYYKDDNAACPKARNEFTFGIGFDLLMTAWCVDIIAAILMLTYAVNPSWMNKNETSQQEKQGNYIYAQRG